The following nucleotide sequence is from Bos taurus isolate L1 Dominette 01449 registration number 42190680 breed Hereford chromosome 3, ARS-UCD2.0, whole genome shotgun sequence.
ATGGCCaacatttattttccttccctAAAATGTAGGTATAAGTGCTAAACTAGAAATCCAGGAGTTAGCATACCTCACCTCCCCTCAGAAACACATCAAAATTACATCTAcatgtggaacaattctcactgaaaactaactAAAAAAGCGCAGAAGGACTCCTGTACAACTAAGGCTGTAAGAAAGATACACATGTAATCAGGAGTTCAGGACCTGTGACCCTGGGAGGGGACTCAGAGTAAAAAGGGGTGTACATGGGTGGGACACCACCCACTCTGGGGAGTGAGAAGTTGAGAGCCACAAATCTGGAGCCCCAGTCCTGGGGTCCTACACTGGGGAGACAGGGTCCCTTTGTTGATTGGCAGACTGTTTGAATTAACAAGAGAGCTGTAGAAACCTGGACTCCACCATGAGGACCACAGGCATGCTGTCTTTCCTCTAAGGCAAGGTGGAGAGAGGTCTGCTTTAGTGGGTGCCAGGTTGCTTGCAACTACCTGTGGGCATGCCCCAACCCGAGTCGAGCAAATGCTCTTTCCCCACTCATTCCATGTCACACTGCAGCAAGTGATCTGGGGTGGCCATGACCAAAGAAATGATTCAAACCTTAGAATACAAAGGTGACCCAGGGCCTGGGTGGGGCAGCAGGTATTGGTGAAAGAACAGACAAATAGATATAGAGAGCCCAGAAGCAGGCCTGCGTAAatacagtcaactgatctttgacaaagaagcaaTACAATGCAAAAAAGATAactcaacaaatggtgctggaaaaattaGACATTCatataccaaaaacaaaaacacaaaaacgaacaaacaaaaataaacaaacagagacAGAGAACCCAAACCActcacaaaagttaactcaaaatagattatagATCTAAGAGTAAAATACAACACTACAAAAATCTTAGAAGATAATACGGGAGAAAACCTACATGACCTTGGTTATGATTATATCTTTTTAGAAATCACACCAAAAGTATgattcatgaaagaaataatggaTAAGTTGGActtggctaaaattaaaaacttctattCTGCAAGAGACAGTATCTGGAGAAatagaagacaagccacagacttggagaaaatatttgcaaaagacacatatGATAAATGACTGTTAGCtaaaaatctatatataaaagagagagACAACCCTCTTAAAACTGAGCAATAAGATAACAActaacctgattaaaaaatgaaccAACAAActtaacagacacctcaccaaagaagatatagaaatgcaaaataaacatatgaaaatctacatcatatgtcatcaaggaaatgaaaattaaagtaatGAGCTACCAGTACACACTTATGAGGATGGTCAAAATCTGGAACACTGACGCTAAatactggtgaggatgtggagcgaCAGGAactttcatacattgctggtgggaatgagaAGTGGTACAGATGCTTCAGAAGACCATTTGGAGGTTTCTTACAAATTATGCATACTTTTACTAAATGATCCATCAACCACACTCTGGTATTTATGCAAAGAAGTAtaaaacttatgtccacaaaCAAAAATGCTGCTCATTAATGATTATGGAAGCTTTATTcttaattgccaaaacttggacactatcaagatgtccttcaataagTGAATGAGTAAGTAAGCTGTGgtatatccagacaatggaatattaacacTAAAAAGAATGgagctatcaagtcatgaaaagacaaggaggaatcttaaatgcatattactaagtggaagaagccaatTTGAAAAGCTTATAAACAGTATGActtcaactatatgacattctgaaagaGGCAAAACTATTGAAAAATAACAAGATCAGTGGCTGTGAAggatgaggggaggaggaggagggaacacAGAGGGTTTTCAGGAGGGCAAAGCTATTCTGCATGATATTATAATGATGCATATATGTCATTATAAATTTTTTCAAACGCATAGAATGtgtaacaccaagagtgaaccctaatgtaaactatggacctTGGGTGATAATTATGTGTCAATGTAGGctcagcctttattttaaaaaagtaccaTTCTGGTGAGTGATGTGGATAATGGGGGAGACTATACATGTGTGGAAGTATATGGGATATCTCTGTACCTCCCTTTCAGATTTGTTGTAAACCTAAGACTGCTCTTggacaatggacatgagtttgagcaggctccaggagatgttgaaggacagagaggcctggcatcctgcagtccatggggttgcaaagaatcagacacaactgagcaactgaacaacaacaagactgctctttaaaaattgtttttttttttaatttatttattttaattggaggctaattaccttacaatattgtattggttttgccatacattgacctgaatctgccatgggtgtacatgcatGCAAATAAAGCTGCTAACTAAGCCACTAATCTCATTAGGTAAGAATTAAATCTTTACCATTATTTATGGTTTCAACAACTTAAGTCACTATTGGAAATTTGTCTTTTGACCAAAAATGATCAGTAAAGAGCTTACttgttattatattatttttaaaatggatatacATATGTTTGTTAAATTCCATTTGCTAAATGTGTACTTAAATGCTATGTAACTTTTATTAAaccagagaaaagggaaaacatttttaaaatgcaaggaGAAATGTGAGTTTAAGATAACAAAATGTTCTGTCTTATTTCAACACAGTTTCAAATTCTCACCTTCTTGAAAAAAATTGATTTTGATTACTTTGACTAGAATGCCAAAGTTGCTCTTTCCATATATGGAATCACCTAGGTGATTTTGCATCACTTTATGGTTTCTCAgagcttaaacacacacacacacacacacacaaattgttttttttaaacaaagttattatcttcatatttaattttgaaatgatatatctattatttgctttaaaaagttCTAGCAAAAAATGCACAGAGGATTAGCTAAAATAATATTGCCAAAATGTTAACTGTTGAAGTTGGGTGATATGTACCCACAGATTCATTTTACtattatttgcttttctcttataTCAGCCTAGAAATTCTATaataaaaggtttataaactggatctttaaaagaaagaagaataggGATCCAGAAAGTTAAGTGACTTTCCCAAAGCCACCCAATCCCGGTCTCTGGACTTTAATTCCTGTGCTATTTCTTTTACCCCACGCTAAGCAGGCatggcagggccacaggtggctCCAAATGGTCATAATGGTATTGTCTGAGACACAAACTATGCCATTGTCAGACTGGCTCCCTGACCCCAGCACACCAAGGAAGGAATGCTGagttaaaatatatgtttgtgGCGGGGAGGGGCATGAGAAATGGGGTTCTGGTGAGCTAGGTAAAAAGAATGTGTTGGGCTACTCAGGAATTCAAAAGAGATTTTCTATATTAAATAATttctgttttcagaaaaaaaaattggaaaatacatAAACTAATCTAGTATGACATGTTTGGGTCTTTCTTACATCTTACTAGGGCTGAAACAATGAGCCAGAGTGGGTAAAGGGTAAAAGAGAGAATGTATTAATAGACACCTTTGTACCAACCAGGCTGATTCTCATGCTCTCCTGCTTCTGACAGCCAAGCATTATTCTGAACTTAGAGGCTGTGGACCTTAGATTTTGAAGGTTTCATGAAAGAGAGACCCTTCCAGTGCCCAGGGACTGGGGCTGGGAAATTACATCTGGGCTGAGCTAAGGAGGATTTTGTACTCACAAATGACTGGATGGAGTCCCACGCTGCCTTGGTGCTGTTGTCTGAGTTGTATCGCTGGATGCTCTCGGTCAAACCCTCAGCCACGTATTCTTTCAACTGTATGGGGCACATTCCAGCAGAGGAGGCATTGTAAAAAGCAGGTGAGTTCAAGGAACAGGGAATTTCTAATGCAGGCTAATAAAATAGTTCCATTTGCTCATCCCTTCCAAACGATCTCTTCAGAACTAAGTCAGGGGAGGGAGCTTATATATAGGAAGAAATGCTGAGGATGGGATGGCAATGAAGGAAGAAACATACAGCATTTTCTTGACCTTCCAAAACCCTGGGTTTACAAAGGATGCAAAGGGGCAAACCAAACATGGGTTCTCCTAGGCACTTAGACACTTTAGACACTTAGACACTGAGGCACTGGAGACTTTACTTCcagatagatggagaaaagtAAATAGGTAAATAAGGGGAAGATAAACTTGATTTTTACTGTTCTTCCCATTCATCCTTCAAAGCACCACTCAAATACAATCaccttcataattttttttctccctaattaCAATCTCTTTTTCCTTCATCCTTCCACTTTGACTCTAGCTCTATCATAGGACTTACTTGTGCCAACTtctcctccccacaccccctGTCCACTCTTAGCAATCCAACAATGAATTGTGTTTTTTATAACTTACCTTCTGTTCGTACACAAACAGCAGGATGGCCAAGGTCACCTCAGCAAGGAGGATAATCAGCAGCAGGACAAAGAACTGGGGCAAAGCAAAGAGATGCTCACAGCACTGAGCCCAGCTACTCCCCCACTCCCACTCTACCCTGGGAGCATAAAGGCAGATCTCTGTACATGGGCAGAAGTTCCCACCTACTCGAGCTTTCATAGGCTTTTTCATGTTTTGTGAGGAATATCTGTTCTTTTCCTACAACCAGACTTCAAGACTCTAGAGGGCAGATCAGCTGTCTTCcagcttctctctcttcttcccattGCATCTACTGAGTTCCAGGTGCATAGTGAATATGGATTACCATTTGTTGAATCAGTGAAGCAGTTTTGACATTAGCTAACTGAAACAGTTGAGCAAAAGACTAGTAAACTAaatcctgtgtcttctgcacatGGGGCCTGGTTCTTTCTGCAAGCAGAGGGCTATTTGGGGGTGGAGGAAGGTGATAATAGAGATTGAGAGGAGCCCTGTACAGACAGGGAGAAGAGGTGCTCCAGTCATGATCTTCACTCATATTCATCTCCAATTTTAGATGTTTGTGCTAATCACACTTAACAGCAaacacattttcactttttcattttctttcattgttttaccCCAACACAAACTTTGATTATTTAAAACCTTTTTCCCACGTCTATTATCTTCCATCTTTTGCTAATAGTCTGGGAACTATCTGAGAACAAGGACTTTCTTATTCTATCTTTTGGCTTCAGTTTAACACATAAAGGAAAGAAGATTAACCACATGacttgaggaagaagaaaagtgaTTGGGAACCTGTATTTATGGATAGAGTGGTGCTTTATTATCGAGCTCTGTGTGGGCACACCAGAGAAATGAGAAACTCTTCTTTCATAGAGCTTATAGGCAAAGCCTAAGTCTAAAGGTGCTCCTGAGGCTAGTTAGCCAACAGGGAGAAAGTGAAAAGCTCTAGTATCTCTCACGTTAGACCCCGATGGCCTCAGCCTAGGCTCTCACCAAGCTGGGCCACTCACAGTGTGGTGTAGCTAGTATAGATCTGAGACACATACAtatcctctgccatcttaggaggGTCACAATACTCAGAAGAATCTAGAGACTAGATTTTCCACCAGTGAGTGACTCTGAGTCAGATCCTGGGAATATACACTAATGTGAGGAAGATTTAGGTAGATGGATGATGCTTGATTTCAACcatatataaagaataaataaaaagctatGAATGCAAATTATACTGATAAGGGTCATCATTAACAGTGTAAAATGGATACTAAGGAGGACAGTGATATCTTCTCTTATTTATCCCTCTCAGAAACAAAATACTATGGGCCTAGACACACTGGACTGAGCTGAGGAGCCAACTTCATGTTCCAacaatttctttgcactaataGATGAGCTACCAGAAAACGTCTTGCCTGTGGTTTAAGACATCATGCCCACCTCCCCCACTTAGGCGCATCAGCTGTGAGAGTCACTCACCGACATAAGCAGGCACTTATTCTCCTTGATGGATCCCATGCAGCCCAGGAAGGCAACCACCATGATGACGGAACCCACAATGACAAGCACATTGCCCAGCGTGAGAGAAGGGAGGTTATGGAAGAGTACTCCAAACTTGCTGTGGATCAGGAGGTAGATCCCAAGGCCCAAAATGCAGCAGCCACAGAACTGAAAAGAAGAATCACATAACATTCTGAAATGCAAGGTGGTTCTTAAATATCTCCTCATACCCCCTTACTTGACATTAGAATCATTTTTCCCCATTGGCCCTAGCCAACAAACTCTTCACCCAGATTTCTCCAAGTGCCTAAAAAATAGGTATCATCTCCTGTGATGTCCCACGCATACCTCATCCTATTCATATCAGATATCAAAAAGGTCATTCCTATGGATAACACAGTATTTTCATGATTCAGATTCCTACTTCTTTTTCTAGATCTTCATGATTCAGATACCTACTCCTTACTGGCTCAACTGCTTATATGTGGTCTTCCCTTTGTAAAGGGAATACACTGGTTGAGAAGTTCATCTTTCTTGGCAGAAGATTAGAGAAGCCAAACTTTTAAGAATCTTCTCATAGAAACATGAGTAACAACTCAACCTATGTCTGAAATTCAATTGCTAAATTTGATACAGTTAAAGTGTTAgcctctcagtcctgtccagctttttgtgaccccatggattatacactGCTCCCCCCGacctcccccaggctcctctatctatccacagaattctccagacaagaatactggagtgggttgtcattcccttctccagaggatcttcacggcacaaggattgaaccctggtctcctgcattgcaggcagattctttactgtctgcatcaccagggaagccttaatatAGTGAAACCTCCCCAGAAAAGGGGACTTCCTTTTTGATCAGCTATTTTTTCCAAGGATTCAGGGTTGGGGTCTGGGGAGCAAGAAAAAAAGGGGCATTCAATACAGGGAGTGTAGAATCTTAGGTTTCTCACCCATAGATGTCAGCAGTGAGCAAAATAGCCTAAAGCTCCCAGAGAAACAGCCTCACCAATCACACTGGTGTCTTtcatttttgcaggcttttcttACAGCAGGATGGGAATAGGGGAGAAAATTATCATTCCCTTCTTCTTAGGCTGGGTGTACTGCACATGACCTTTGCATGCATGAATTGCACTCCACATCAGGCTCttcaggagaggagagagaagtagAGTGTAGCTAGGAAGAGGTGAGCTTAATCATGCTCAGAAAAGACACACTTACCCAAAAGATCAAATTGAAGAAAAACAGGACAAACTTCAGCAATTTCAAGCTACTCATGCCCATGCTTGAGATATTCTTGCCCTaaaaagtagaaggaagaaaagaggatgTGAGTAACCTGACTCTGCAAAGTGGCACCAGAGATCAGAGGACACAAATGTTCAGGGTTCAAGGGTCTCCAGCATCACTGTGAGTTTTAGCTGTGAATCTTCTCTGGAAAGTTTCCCCAAACTTCTTGCTCTTTTAGTCTCTGAATCGAGGTACCAATTAGCTCATCTTGGACATTCACTTTTGCTTCAGTTCAGCTAGCCAGAGTgcttaacatttaattaagcccTCTAGAAGCACATAGTAAAGCCATTCTTAGAGGAGGGTGAATTACAGTGACACAAAGCAGGCATCTGGGGGATAAGGGATAATCTGGTCAATCATCTGGGGAGGTCAGTGACTTGATCCACCAGTTTCTTAAATACCCCGAGATGCATATACACTCTACATTTGGTCTACGAACTTCTCTACATGAAAGTGGAGGGAGCATACCTATGCCTCAGTCATTCTTTTACCAAAGAAACATATATGATGTTTTCTGTTCTAGGTGCTGTGGGAGATATAACCATTACTAAGCAATAACTATCTTCCAGAGAATGTCAGTCTTACAGCAGAGATAAAACTGACCAACAAATATccaatgaagaaatgaaaagagattaGCAATGAgagcttgaatttttaaaaaatagaatttcatttttcaGTAGAGGACATCAATATTCAAAGTCTGGTCCTCAATTCTAGAGATCCAGATacacaatttttaattttctttcagaattaaTGAGGTTATATAGAAGgactcatattttaaaactgcACATAAGACTGATATATAAAGCAGAATGtcaatttgttgtttttctcccaATATAACTATGCCTTTTCTAGTTCATGGATTGCTTTTATAATCCATTATACTGTCCTTGCAGTATCAAGATGCCCAGAAATGAGATGATCTTAAGGGATAGTTCATTTAGGGTATAAATAAGCCTAAGGGTTTTATATTACCTGGTCTCacattcagggcttcccttggggctcagctggtaaagaatcagcctgcaatgcaggatacctgggtttgatccctaggtcaggaagatcccctggagaagggaaaggctacccactccagtattctggcctggagagtttcatggactacagtccatggggtcgcaaagagttggacaagactgagcaactttcactttttttcttatattcaggcctttaatctattttgcgcttatttttgtgtgtggtgttagggagtatggagattcctttaaaaactaaaatagaactgtcatataacccagcaatcccgctactggcatatacccagaaaaaatcataattccaaaagacacatgcacccc
It contains:
- the CD53 gene encoding leukocyte surface antigen CD53 isoform X1, with protein sequence MGMSSLKLLKFVLFFFNLIFWFCGCCILGLGIYLLIHSKFGVLFHNLPSLTLGNVLVIVGSVIMVVAFLGCMGSIKENKCLLMSLKEYVAEGLTESIQRYNSDNSTKAAWDSIQSFLQCCGVNGTSDWTSGPPASCPKGSAVKGCYIQAKQWFHSNFLYIGITTICVCVIQVLGMSFALTLNCQIDKTSQVLGL
- the CD53 gene encoding leukocyte surface antigen CD53; the protein is MGMSSLKLLKFVLFFFNLIFWFCGCCILGLGIYLLIHSKFGVLFHNLPSLTLGNVLVIVGSVIMVVAFLGCMGSIKENKCLLMSFFVLLLIILLAEVTLAILLFVYEQKLKEYVAEGLTESIQRYNSDNSTKAAWDSIQSFLQCCGVNGTSDWTSGPPASCPKGSAVKGCYIQAKQWFHSNFLYIGITTICVCVIQVLGMSFALTLNCQIDKTSQVLGL
- the CD53 gene encoding leukocyte surface antigen CD53 isoform X2 — protein: MGMSSLKLLKFVLFFFNLIFWFCGCCILGLGIYLLIHSKFGVLFHNLPSLTLGNVLVIVGSVIMVVAFLGCMGSIKENKCLLMSFFVLLLIILLAEVTLAILLFVYEQKLKEYVAEGLTESIQRYNSDNSTKAAWDSIQSFLQCCGVNGTSDWTSGPPASCPKGSAVKVLGMSFALTLNCQIDKTSQVLGL